A stretch of Telopea speciosissima isolate NSW1024214 ecotype Mountain lineage chromosome 11, Tspe_v1, whole genome shotgun sequence DNA encodes these proteins:
- the LOC122644995 gene encoding uncharacterized protein LOC122644995, whose translation MVGDNERWIIGDGKKISFWFDRWVNGQRIYDAIAPYVTNPRLLQDKVADYIDDGEWRLPTPRSLELQEVCNQILQVKLPTIEPEDKRVWALSESGVFSVKSAWGGCVQRNLRVDAQG comes from the coding sequence ATGGTAGGGGATAATGAAAGATGGATAATTGGTGATGGGAAGAAAATAAGTTTCTGGTTCGATCGGTGGGTGAATGGGCAGCGTATATATGATGCCATAGCTCCTTATGTCACTAACCCAAGGCTGTTGCAGGACAAAGTTGCCGATTATATTGATGATGGGGAGTGGCGATTACCAACCCCTAGATCACTGGAACTGCAAGAGGTATGCAATCAGATTTTGCAGGTAAAGCTTCCAACTATTGAACCCGAGGATAAAAGGGTGTGGGCTTTGTCGGAGTCGGGTGTATTTTCAGTTAAGTCTGCATGGGGAGGCTGCGTGCAAAGGAACCTCAGAGTAGATGCTCAAGGCTGA